A region of Pseudopipra pipra isolate bDixPip1 chromosome 10, bDixPip1.hap1, whole genome shotgun sequence DNA encodes the following proteins:
- the B3GNT7 gene encoding UDP-GlcNAc:betaGal beta-1,3-N-acetylglucosaminyltransferase 7, with product MFQWKKTIYKTVCLSFLLVITVTVLQRGMAPNQFMQGQQQKDLPPPEPLKTQKRDNAFSITSTFWKTKKEKAPVKEESVTAKQTKSWDVTTTNCSANQNFSKVDWFKGLEPNFQQFLLYRHCRYFPMLINHPEKCSGDVYLLIVVKSIITQHDRREAIRRTWGQEKEVEGKRIRTLFLLGTASKEEERANYQKLLDYENHIYGDILQWDFLDSFFNLTLKEVHFLKWFNIYCDNVRFIFKGDDDVFVSPSNILEFLEDKKEGEDLFVGDVLHKARPIRKKENKYYIPSALYNKNIYPPYAGGGGFIMDGPLAKKLHKTSEMLELYPIDDVFLGMCLEVLKVSPVGHEGFKTFGIVKNKNSKMNKEPCFFRSMLVVHKLLPPELLQMWDLVHSNLTCSRKLNVL from the exons ATGTTCCAGTG GAAGAAGACCATCTACAAAACGGTTTGTCTCTCCTTCTTGCTGGTCATCACGGTGACGGTGCTGCAGCGAGGAATGGCTCCCAACCAGTTCATGCAGGGCCAGCAGCAAAAAGACCTGCCCCCTCCAGAAcctctgaaaacacagaagagagaCAACGCCTTCTCCATCACCAGCACCTTCTGGAAGACCAAGAAGGAGAAAGCTCCTGTGAAGGAAGAGAGCGtgacagcaaagcaaacaaaatcctGGGATGTCACCACTACCAACTGCTCAGCCAACCAGAACTTCAGCAAGGTGGACTGGTTCAAGGGGCTGGAGCCCAACTTCCAGCAGTTCCTGCTCTATCGGCACTGCCGATACTTTCCCATGCTGATCAACCACCCGGAGAAGTGCAGTGGGGACGTTTACCTGCTCATCGTGGTCAAGTCCATCATCACACAGCACGACCGCCGCGAGGCCATCCGGAGGACCTGGGGCCAGGAGAAGGAGGTGGAGGGCAAGAGGATCAGGACGCTGTTCTTGCTGGGCACGGCCTccaaggaggaggagagagccAACTACCAGAAACTGCTGGATTACGAGAACCACATCTATGGCGACATCTTGCAGTGGGATTTCCTGGACAGCTTCTTCAACCTCACCCTCAAAGAGGTCCATTTCCTGAAGTGGTTCAACATCTACTGTGACAACGTCCGCTTCATCTTCAAAGGTGATGATGATGTGTTTGTGAGTCCCAGCAACATCCTGGAGTTCCTGGAGGAcaagaaggagggagaggaccTCTTTGTGGGGGATGTCCTCCACAAGGCCAGGCCAATCCGTAAGAAGGAGAACAAGTACTACATCCCCAGTGCCCTCTACAACAAAAACATCTACCCACCCTATGCAGGGGGTGGGGGCTTCATCATGGATGGACCCCTGGCCAAGAAGCTGCACAAGACCTCGGAGATGCTGGAGCTGTACCCCATCGATGACGTCTTCCTAGGGATGTGCTTGGAGGTCCTTAAGGTATCACCTGTTGGACATGAGGGCTTCAAAACTTTTGGCATTGTGAAGAACAAGAACAGCAAGATGAACAAGGAGCCATGTTTTTTCCGGAGTATGTTGGTGGTTCATAAACTGCTGCCTCCAGAGTTGCTTCAAATGTGGGACTTGGTCCACAGTAACTTGACATGCTCAAGAAAACTCAATGTCCTTTAG